DNA from Metabacillus flavus:
ACACGAGTGCTTCGCCGATTTGCTCGAGTGCAGACTGCAGCTGTATACTTCTTTGCTTTAATTTAGCGCTGTCTTTAATTTCGAAGCGTTCCGAATCCAATACCTTTATAGAGGAATCCTCAAGCAAGCTGAAGAATTCATCATTAATCATGAGGGCTTCTTCCACAAGGTTCGCAAATTCTTCTCTGATTTCATTTTGCAGGAGTCGTTCAAGGCTTGCCTCAAGCGTACTTTTTCTTACCCTGTATGTCAGAGCTTTTTGCGCTGCAAACTCCAGCAGATGACCTTCATCGAATACGACACTGCTGTGCTCAGGAAGAAACGGCAAATGCCCTTCCCGTTTTCTGGATTCAGCCGTCCACACATGTTCCATATAAAAATCATGGGAGCAGATAATCAAATCTGCTGCTTTCCGGTAATGGTCCCTTGAAAGCGTCAGACCACAGCGCTGGCGCAGCTCGCAAGTCTGGCAGTCCTGGAAGGGATCCCAGGAAATACGTTTCCATTCATCATCCGACACACCCGGATACTGCTTCCGGTCGCCGTATGGAGTATAACGCTGCAAACCGCTTGGCTGATGGACAAAGTCCGGCAATTCTTCGTGTATTTGATCGAATTTCTCGTTATCTTCTCTTTTTACCGTGTCTTCCAGTTTTTTCGCGCACAAATATTGATCCTGCGATTTGCTTAATCTGGCGTCTACAGTCAAATCCAAATGCTTGGCGATCTTGCGGATGTCGCCTTCTTCTTTAACAAGCTGCTCGATCAGCGTTTCATCTGCACAAGCAATGACGGCAGGCTTGCCGGTATATCTTGCATAAGCAATCGTGAATAGCAGGTAGACTAATGTTTTCCCTGTTCCGACGCCCGCTTCGGCAAAAATCGTCTTCTTTTCTTTGAACGCTCTTTCCAGCTGAAAGGCCATGAAGATCTGTTCGTCCCGTAAATCGAAGCCCTTTTCTGGCAATATGTCATAAAAAACGTCACCTATCCAATTGGATAATCCTTCATAGAACGTTTCATCTTTAGATATAGGAAATGGCAATCGAGCAGTTGTCATGTATATACACCGTTCCTCTTTGTGAATTCAGAATTCTAATTTTACCATGCAGCTTCTTTCCCTGCAACTGATATGTATGTTAAAAAGAGGAACCTTCAGTCCGGTTCCTCTTGGGTGTGGATGATTTTGTCAAGATGCCAGACTCAATACTTATCATACAGAGTGTGTATGATTAGTTTCCTCTCCAGGGACGAAGCGTGGGAGATCGCGTGAAGCAAATCTTCCCTTGCCGTTCCGATGGATTGGACTCCTGCACTGTCTGCTGCCTGGTCTGATAGGGATTCAAACGAACGATTCAGCGCATTTGTGATCCGCTGAAATTCTTCATTGCCCAGCATAAACGGCCCCACTCCTTTTTACACAGATACTGCCAGTTTATGCCGGGTACAGGTGCTTTATACATTTCTTGGCGGTTTCGGCCCCCAAAATTGATAATAATCTGTTCGAAGAAAGCCATTGAAAAGCTTGCGTTTTTTCGTTGCCTTTTTCCCGTAAAATTTTTCAAAATCAGGATTGGAAGTAAGCATATAAACAGACCAGGTGTCTATTCCGTTAAAAGCCTGCCCCATCTGCCTGTACATACTCTCTACTTCCTTTTTATCCCCTAAGCGCTCACCATAAGGGGGATTTCCGACAACCACTCCATATTCCAGTGGTGAGGTAAAATCCCTTACCTGCATCTGCTTGAACTGGATTAAATCTGCCAGACCGGCTTCTTCTGCATTTTCCTTGGCGATTTCTATCATCCTGTGGTCAATATCACTGCCCATTATTTCAAGCTTCTGATCATAATTGGCAAGATCTTCAGCTTCCATTCTGGCATCATTCCATACTTTTTTTCCGATCCAGTCCCACTGCTCAGAGGCGAACTCGCGATTGAAGCCAGGTGCGATATTTTGACCGATCAGTGCCGCTTCCATCGGGATCGTTCCGGATCCGCAGAATGGATCCGCAAACGGTTTATCCGGGTTCCAATTCGTAAGCATCACTAGAGCTGCTGCCAGTGTTTCTTTTAACGGTGCCTCCCCTTGTCCGATCCGGAATCCTCTTTTATGAAGACCTGTCCCGGATGTATCAAGTGTGAGTGTACAGATATCTTTATGCAGTGCAACTTCTATCCGATATAGAGGACCGTTTTCGTCAAACCAGCCGGATTGGTTTTTATAATGCTTCTTTAGCTTTTCAACAACCGCTTTCTTAACGATGCTCTGGCAATCAGGTACAGAAAAAAGTTTAGACTTGACCGATTTCCCAATCACCGGAAATTCGGCGTTCTCCGGTATGTAATCGCCCCAGTTTAAGGCTTTCGTTTGTTCAAAAAGATCGTCAAACGTCTCAGCTTTAAATTCTCCAACCTTTATCTTGATCCGGTCCGCTGTGCGAAGCCAAAGATTGGAACGCGCGATGGCCTTGGCGTCTCCTTTAAAAATAACTTTACCGTTTTCCGTTTCATGTTCATATCCAAGATCTCCAACCTCTTTCGCTACAAGCGATTCCAGTCCCATAGCGGAGGTCGCGATCAATGTAACATCCTTCATTATTGCAGCTCCCCATTCCTTTGAAATGGCGGCGCCGATCAGACGTGCGCCCGTTCATATTTTAACGAAAAAGCTCTCCTGTCACAAGGAGAGCCATGCATTCATCATATAGTGGGTAACTTTTACCTAATAACGTTCGATAAGCCATGTTTTGTTCCTTCGTACTGCAAACGGCTGTCGCCTCGTACTCAGGCGGCAATCATCTATCTACAGAGACAAAATGCTCTGTCTTTCCCTTTGTTCAATTTCTCCGGGAAAATGCCCCTACCATTATTTGGGTTTCTCGCTCGAGGGGTTTACCGCGTTCCACTCCTGCAATTTCTTGCAGGACTACGTCACTGTGGCACTTTCAGAGTATTAAAGCCATATTCCAAGCGGAACTTAGGCTTGTTCCCCGCCGTTAGTCCAGAAACTCCAGACTACCCTGGCTTATGAATTCGCCAGGCACGAACACTACGGGCATCTCAGCACCGTGCGAGCATGGACTTTCCTCTGCAGCCCTAAAGACTGCAGCGATTACCTGAACGTCATTATTAAGTTAGCCGCTGTTAACAGCAAAGTAAATTATAACTGGTTATAATACAGAAATCAAGAGCTAGTTTCGGAAGATCGTTCTCAGGTATGTATTAATCGTACAGCTTGCTTCCAAAAACATGTTTCTCAAGATTGGAAAGTCTTTTAAGAATATCAAAATTCGTTGTATTCGTTTGTGCAGGCTGTTTTTTATACGCTTCCTCCAGCTGTTTCTTCAATCGAAGATTTTCCTGCTGAAGCTCTTCAATTTCCTGGTGGAAAGTCTCATAGTCCTTGATGATAAAATCAAGGTATTTATCCACATCTTCTTGTCTATAGCCTCTTACAGAGGTTTTGAATTCTTTTTCAAGTATTTCTTTGGCCGTCAGCTTCACTTTGTCAGAAAGCATCTCTTTCACCCCGATCGAAAATGGTTACTTCATATTTTTTCAGAAATCCTTCCAAATGTCAATTTCCCCATTAAAGTATGTTTTTAAACAAAGTCTGGTTTCTAAAACTTGTTTGCCGGAAAGAAGATTCAGGAATACCTGATTTCTGCTCCAGGATGCCCGCTTTCCGCTGGAGGAGACTTGAGACCAGTGCAGTACCGCTATTCCCGCGCGAGTCGTCGAATTTCGGCTCTTAACAGCCCAAACAGGTTTTATTCTTCAATGAACTCGTTTACTAACAGCCCTCTTTTATTAAAACTCCTGACCAAAGTACTTATTCCCCATCCTGAAGATCCTCAACGATGTTTTGCAGGTCATAAAAGGTAAAGGCCTTAATGGTATATTCGTTTGCAGATTTCATTTTACGGGCGGTTTCCAGCATGAATTTCGGGGAACCCGGTTTTTCTTCATCATAAATGAGCAGCATACCGTCCGTTTTCCGAATGAGAAATTGGTTTTTCATGATAAACTGTTTTGGATTTTCATAGGGGCGTTTTGTTATGCTGTCAACGAAGTCCGCCTCAATGAGGACACTTTCATACTGTTCTTTGTTTGGATCCTTCCATTTCTCCTCTTGATTAAGAAATGGTGTAAGCACGGCAAGATTAAGCTGCGGATACTCAAGCCTCAGCTCGATGACCACTTCCGCTGCCCATAGCTCAACTCCAAGCTGACCGCTGATCACGACCCACTCAAGTCCCTCATCTAAAAGAACCTTCAGTTCTTTTTCAATCAGCTTTTTTATGTAAAAAATAGCCGGATGGCTTTTTGAAAATACGCCCAGCTCATGCGGCTTATATCCCGTAATCACAATTGTTCTCATCTTCATCACCTGTAGAATAAGTAAAGGAGCTGATACAGTCAGCTCCTTCCTGAATCTTTAGCGCGGTCCCGGTCCGCTGCAGTTAAAGTGCTGGTGGGATACCTCGTTCACAGCAGATTGCGTTTGCGGATAATAGTGCAAATGCTGATACATCTGATGGTTAACGTTAGTAGTATGCTGAGGATGAATATGGGGCACTGCCGTAGTTGAACAGGTATTTTGCACACAGCATTGAGTAGGGTGCACGATAGGCGGCATCATATAAGGTCTTCTTCCAAACATTTTCTCCACTCCCTTAGATAAATATCTTGCTTTCCATACAAGTTATGTTAAAGGGAGTATACATGTACTATTACAAATACCTAATTTTTTGTACAAATTAAAGATAAGCGTAAAATGTTTCTTTAAAAGCAGTAAAAACATAGACCGTAACAAACAAAACAATAAAAAACAGGTAGAAAACACCTTTATGCATTGAGCATTCTCCTAACAGATGATTGGCTTACAGTCATCTATTTTACACGGTTCAGCACCGTTCTACAATTAATGTTTTGACTTGTTTGAAAATGTCACACAAATGTTAAAAATTTGGCGGAATTTCTCATTTCCTGCGCTTGCCCGGGGAATAATTACTTAATAATTTCCCATTTAAGCGATTTTTACGCTTATTTCCCTCTGATAAAATGGAATCGATGTTTTTAAGCTTCGCCAATCTATTCAGTTCTTTTGCATAAGCGATGGCAGATTCCGTCCATTTAAGGGCAAGTTCATTATTTTTTTCTGCATGCTCATAATACATAGCGAGCTGTATGGAAGCATCAATTTTTAATTTCCCTGAATCATTTGCTGCAATCTCTTCCCATGCCATAACAGCTTCCGGCCAATTTTTTTCCTTCTTGTGTTTATGAGCCACCTTATATTTCGCGTCAAAGGACTTATTAAACCCCTTTTTTGCAATTGATTCATATTCCTTGAGGGCCGTCTGATGCTCACCTGCAGTTTCATACCATCTCGCTACTTCATATTGCTCAATTTCATCTGCAGTTTGACCAGACCCTATATTTAAAAGGCTGTTTGATAAATGTGTGTAGAGGGTGATCAGTGTCAGTACATCCAGTTCATTGTGCTTTAATATGCCTTCCAGCACAGCTTCATCCTGTGTCTGGACATAATGCTGATAAATAATCGGCGCCAAATATCCAGGCACGTCGTCTTCCCTTTTAATATTGAGCATTTCCGATTCAACATTCATCAGCTTCAACGCATACTCTTTATGCTTCCACAATCTTCTGGAAGCATGATAAAGATCAAAATGGCCAAACGATGGAAGCTCTGGAACAAAATCGCGGATTAGGGTATGCCTCGTTTTTACCTGCGGCCAGTCAAAAGATTTTCCGTTATAAGTGACAAGGGTTGTAATATCTACGTATTTTAAAAAGTCCTTATAAAGAGCGACTTCATGTCCCGGTTTTGGCAATAGGTGCTGCCGGACAGTCACTTCATTTTCCGAAAAAGAGGCATGTCCAAGCAGAAAAATCATGTTTCCCGTTCCGCCGCCAAGCCCTGTTGTCTCTGTATCGAAAAAGAATAAGTCCTCAGGACGATGGCCTTTAGCTGAAAGAGGATGATTTAAGGAACTCTCATTCCATCTTTTCACGGCATCGGCGCAATCCTTCAGTTTGTATAAGCCATGCTGATAGTCCAGCGGATAAGAAATTTCACGGAGCAGGCAGAAATCCTCCCCGTATTTTACCGGTTTTAATCCGGCTGGGTTTAGCTCCGCTTTCGTTTCCTGTTTCACAGGTATAACCGGCTTTACAGGAGACGTCTCGGAGATGATGTGGTTTTTAAGACGGTTCAATTTGTTTTTCAAAGACATGGTTTTCCCTCAAATCTTTTAAAAGAGTGAGCGTATCCAGCTTTTGTGAGTCCATGCTGCCATCCGTTCCTATACAGGATGGACATCCATGTTCGCATGGGCACGCGTATATTAAGTCATGGCTTTCACCTACAAGCTCATGGAATTGTTCAAAAATCTTTTTCGACAGCCCTACTCCGCCGGGATACCGGTCGTAAAGGAAAACGGTCGGCAGCTCATTATGAGATGCTTTCACCTGCGGAACGACATGAAGATCAGATGGATCGCACATTACCTTTAATGGGGCAATATGACGAAAAACGTTTGCCATTCCCATTATAGCCTCTTCCACCCGGTCCTCGGTCCAATCCCGATTGTCCATATTCAGACTGAGCCAGGCTGAATTAGTATGAAGAATTTCTTCGGGAAGTGTGATTGGCCCTGAACCGATATTTTCATGCGTATCAAATTTAATTTTTTTAAAGATGGTTGCCATGGCCTGTACCGCTACATCTCCGAATCCGGTCTCATACTCTTCTTCACTGCCCCTTAAATCTGTTTCAAGCACCTTCAGCTGAACAGCAAGGTTTGCATCTGTATAGTAATCGGTCTTTACTTCTCTGACAAATGCTTTTTTCTCCTCCCAATCCAGAAGCTCTACCTGAAATTGAATTCCCTGGTGAAGATAGATGGCTTCATCATGAAGGAGCGTCATAGCGCTGAACCTATCCATTTCACCGATCACCTTGACCGCTGAAATATCCGACTGATCAATGATGACCACATTTTCCTGGGATGCGGATCTAAGGGAGATATTGTGGGCGGGGAACGAGGCATTCATCCAATGGAACTGTCCCCTGTTCTGTACGAGTACATGTTCTTCAGCCAAATACTCGAGGATCTCCGTAATATCAGAATCTCCAAATGAATCCTGTTCACGAAAAGGGAGCTCAAAAGCTGCGCATTTGATGTGGTCGACTAAAACAATGAGATTATTAGGATCAATGACCGCTGTTTCAGGATTCTGTTCAAAAAAGTAATCAGGATTTTGAATGATATACTGATCCAGTGGATTGGAGCTTGCAACCATGACTATAAAGGCCTCGCCGTGACGTCTCCCGGCCCTACCCGCCTGCTGCCAGGCACTGGCGATCGTCCCTGGATAGCCGGTCATAATGCACGTCTGCAGCTGTCCGATATCCACACCCAGTTCAAGTGCATTCGTACTGACGACGCCAATAATCTCACCGGACCTTAAGCCCTTCTCAATTTCCCGCCTCTGCTTCGGCAGATAGCCGCCCCGGTAGCCTCTGATGGTTTTAGGGCCTAATTTTTTCTTAATCAGTTCCTGCAAATACGTCAGGATAATTTCAACCCGTACCCTGCTTCTTGCAAAAACGATGGTTTGTATGCCATTGCTCAGGAAATGTCCGGCAAGGTCGCGGACCTCGAGAGTAGCGCTTTTGCGGATATTCATCGCTTTGTTCACAATCGGCGGATTATAGAACACAAAATGCTTTCTTCCTGATGGAGCTCCATTGTTGTCAATCAGCTCCATGATGCTTCCTGTAAGCCTCTCCCCAAGTTCTTTCGGGTTGGCAATGGTCGCAGATGTGCAAATAAAGACCGGCTCGCTTCCATAATACCGGCAAATCCGCATAAGTCTTCTTATCACGTTCGCCACATGGCTTCCAAATATCCCTCTGTAGGTGTGCAATTCATCAATCACAATGTATTTCAGATTTTCAAACAATGAGACCCATTTTGTATGATGGGGCAGTATCGCAGAATGAAGCATATCCGGGTTCGTCATGACGATATGTCCAGCCTTTCGGATTACCTGCCGAATTGCCGGCGAAGTGTCTCCATCATATGTATATGAGTTGATGGAAGCATCCATCGACTGTATCAATTCATTCATTTCACTTTTCTGATCCTGGGCCAATGCTTTTGTCGGAAAAAGATACAGAGCCCGGCTTTCGGATTTTTCCAGGACACTTTGCAGGACAGGCAGGTTATAGCAAAGGGTTTTTCCGGATGCTGTAGGAGTAACCGCAACAAAGCTTTTTCCGTTTCTTGCTGCTGCATACGCTGTGCTTTGGTGAGTGTAGAGTTCACGAATCCCTCTCGAATGAAGGGCCTCAAGCAGCTTTGGATGCAAATCTGCCGGCATAGGAGCCGTTTTCGCCTCACGCGGTTCCAGCGTTCTCCAGTGAACAATCTTCTCTTTATAGGCTTCATCCTTTTTCAGCCATTCTACAAGCTGGTCCATGGTTTTTTTCTTAAACAATACGATCACCTCTTTCCTGCTATTGTATCGAATACACGTTCGTTTTCATATACTTTTTAATGAAAAAGGCCCCTTTTCAGGGAGCCTCAGCTATATTTATTTTGCTTTCACTACGAAAATTTTAGTTTTGCCTTCATCCGTTTCCTGAGATTCAGCTTTTTCAACCGATTCCAGAATGTCGCCATTGGTGATCACGATCGGAGTAATGGTACTTGATGCTTTCTCGTTAATTAATGAAAGATCGCAAGTAATAAGAAGGTCGCCTGCAGAAACCTTGTCCCCTTCTTTCACATGCGCTTCAAAGCCTTCCCCGTTCATACTGACCGTTTCAAGTCCGATATGAATAAGGAGCTCCATGCCAGTTTCTGAACGGAGACCAATCGCATGCTTCGTATGGAACAGCTGAATCACTTCACCGTTCACAGGGGCAACAACTTTTCCTTCCGCCGGAATAATGGCAGCTCCATCACCCATCATTTTCTGGGAAAATACCGGATCGGGAACTTCTTCCAGCGTGACAAGCTTTCCCTTCATTGGAGCAAAAACGGTTTCTTCTTTTGAAACTTCTTCTTTTTTACCAAATAGTTTTTTAAACATTTTTATTCCTCCTACCGGAATGGTCCTTATTAAACATACCCGGGAAATCTTCAAATAAACACTTTTTGGCGCCCCGGGCAGTCTAAAAAACGTGTATGTACAGGAATATTAAAGCACAAAGCCTTCCACGAGACAATTTATAACCATTTTTCTTTCCGTGCATATAGTAAGATAGCCCAATGAAGAGAGGTTTGAGATAAATGGATGATAAAAACAAAAAAAATCAGACGCCTGAATTGCTTGGTTTTGACCTGGATCTTTCCAAGGCTGTGGATCATTTTTTTCATTCTTCGCCTGTAAAGCATTTTTTAAGGCAATTTGAAGAAGCTCTCCTTCAGAACGCTTCCTTTCCATATATAGATATGCAGGCATTTGAAACGGAAGACGAAGTGATTGTTGAAGCAAGTCTGCCGCCTGTTACCTTAAATGATATTGATATTGAAGTAAGCGGCCGCACTTTGACGCTCGAAATTGATCATAAAGTTCAGCACTCAGCGTCCAAAGAGGAGGCTTATTATTCACAATCTACCACATACAGCCATTTTTCAAGATCGGTTTACCTTCCTGCTGAAGCAGATGACAGTCAGATGATTACTGCTCTGCATGAAGGAAAGCTGATCATTCGTATGCCCAAAAAATGACGCAGCCAATGCGTCTTTTTTTTGCATGCAGTGAACGCTTCCGCAAATACTACCTAAAGGAGGCGAATTCATATGACAAATTACAATAAGAACATGCCGGATTTTAAACAGCTGAACGATCGATTAATAGCCGAACCTTCCCCCTCCCCTTCCATTGGAGCGGTGATTGGAAATGAGAAGCCTTCTGAACCGCTGTCAGCATTGAAGGGTAAGCAAAGGTCATGAATAAGCCATCCATGCTTAGGAATTTTTCAGACACAGATGCTGAAAAAGTAAAGAGGGCTAACTTGCAATCAGGCTTGTCCTATAAGGAAGTCCTGAATAAACTAGCCAGCGAAATGGAATATAAGAAGCATTAATCATTAAATCCGGCTATCCTGTTTTTAATTAGGAAAGCCGGATTTTTAAGCTATTTGAAAAACCCCGTCACTCCTTTGAATAAGGAACTCATTTGGTTAACAGCACTCATCATTTGCCCTGCCGTATCCATCATTTTATTGTAATCATATTGTCCATTTGATTTTTTGAATTGCGACATGACGTTTTGCATCCCTGAGCCTTGAGGCTGCTTCGGAAAGGGCCCTTGCTTCGGATATGGATAAGGGTATGGAGACTGCGGCTGAAAGGCTGTATTAGGAGTGTATTGAGCAAGATTCTGCAAATACGGGAGTGTGGGCTGGACTGGCTGGTACTGATAAAGCTGCTGATTATAATAAGGATTCGCCTGCTGATAGGCTTCGTATGGATATGCATGCTGCTGATAGACCGGAATCTGGCTTCCCCAGGATGCTTCTCTGCTTGTGCGTCTTCTTTTGACTCTTGGACTGTGCGCTTCACTGCCTTCTGGTCCATATGGATAAAACATAAATACTTCCCTCCTAGTCTGGTTTACCGCTTGTCAGTTCAGTTGCTGAAAGACGGACGGATTGGGCTAATAACCAGTTTATTCACATTCATTGTAAAGGTTCGCCGGAAGAAGAATTACTCATAACACGGAAGGCAAATTCGCATACTAACTGGGAAGGAGGAGATGAAATGGGCAGAGGGCAGCATTTTAACCATAAGCAAAAAGGGCATCAATCCGAACAGCCGGAATACGGACAAAACGTTCCCCCCAAACAGGATGAAAAAAAAGGATACGCCATAGAACCAGTAGCCAGTGAAGGCGATCGTCCAGTTGAGATCAAAGAGTAAGCTCAAATTTTAAAGGGTAGTTGACGGAGCTGTCTAAAATGGCTTGCCAAGTGCAAAAATATGAAAATCCGGAAGTGCTGGCACAGTATTTCCGGATTTTTGATTTCGATTAAGGAGTATGGTGTTTTTTAACATTTTTCTTTCCCCATAATTGTTAAGGCTGATTGGTGCGGGACGTGCGCAACTCCTTTAGCAGGTGCGGGACAGGTGAGACCCAGTTGTAAGCTTGCTCTGCAGAGGCTCCCAGCCCTTCCCGGACTCCAAGCTTTTAGTCTGTATAACGAATAATGTAAAAAGGCTGTCTAAAAAGTCCTGCTGAGAGGTACAATTCAAATTGAAACCCCCGAGATGCTGTGCATTCCGGGGGTTTCAATTTTATATTACTACTTTGAAGTAGCATAGGCAGGCTGATTGGAGCGGAAGGTGCGCGACTCCTGCGGGAGCAGCGGGACAGGTAAGACCCTGCAGGCGCTTGCGCCGCGGAGGCTAACCGCCCGCCCCGCGGAAAGCAAGCAACCCGCAGCGGAAATCAGTTAAAACCACTCACAAATATGAGCCTCTTTTAAGGTTTAGATTTTTCAAGCCACTCAATAACCGAGTTTACGACATAATCAACGGATTCCTTCGTGTTTTTATAACGGAGGGATTTTGCTTTCGGATCAAAGGATTGGAGAATTTGCTGTTCGATATTATCTACAGCCGAATCGAGCTGGGAGGGATGGACGTGTTTAGGGCGATCGGTTTTATACCGTTCCGTCAAAAGGTCCTTCCAATCGTTCGCAATTTTAGATCCCTCTTCAAAAGCAGGCTTAATTTGTGCGTAAAAATCATAGGCTGTTTCTTTCTCTTTACCCTCCATAAATCTTGCCAGGGCTTCTTCATTTATTTGTTTAAGCTTATAAGACAATTCTAATTCGATACTCAAACAGGTTCACCTCTTCGAATATCATAGCAGAACGTGATTATGAATGAAACGATGTATTCAAAACAAAGGAGCCCTCTATTGGCCATTTTCTTCCGGATGAAGCAAGCCTTGCTGTATATTCGATGTTATCCAGTAAATCTGCTGCTGAATTTCCTTTCGCCATTACTGCTTGCTCCTTGCTCATACTCACCGTTAAAATTGCAGAGCCAATCTTCTCTTCCAGCCTTGCCATATCCTCTTCAATGTCTTTAAGAAGCTCCTCAATTTCTTTGCGGTCAATTAGTTTCCCCATGTCCGATCACTCCTTTCATGTTTATAAAAATTCTCTCTTTTTCTGCTCCTCCCTTCCCCGCTGACAAAACTAGAAGGGTTTCGTCAAACAAAGTATCAAGCCCCCTCAATCCACCTCTATTCGACATCCGCAGCCGCGACAAAGAGAATGAAATTTCCCCAAAGGTAAACAATAGATGCTAGGAGGTGCTAATATGAATAAAAATAAGCCGAATACTGAACAGAAAAAACAACAGAGTAAACGTGAAACAGGAGATAAAAAACTGAATGGACAGAACCGTCCATCCGTTTAATGTCAGCAGGCAGGGATTACTTCCCTGTCTTTTTTTGAACCGTCCAGAACTCCTTAAGGAATGAAATCAGCTGCATCTGATTCCGTTTTTTTCTGTGCCAATCAGTCAATTCACTTCGCCCTCTAATAGCAGGAGCGGAATAATACTTGTTTAAGTTTTGCCCATGAAACCATTCTCGCTTTGAAACGTCTATATGATGTGGTACAGCAGGAAATGCCATCCTTAAGATGGGGGTTTGCCGTATTCTTTTATCATCAAAGTACTGTTCATAATCAAACCTGGAGCCCGTGTGGGGAACGGCTGATGCAAATAAGAAGAAGTCATCCTTCCATCTGCTTTGAAAAAGCAGCCAGGCGAGCTTTTTGCCAAGTTCAATCCTTGAAGCTTTCCTTTTAAAGTCATAAACAGAATAACCGTATAGCTCCCCATTTAAAGTTGGAAAAAGAACTGTTGAAAAATGGAACACATCCTGAAAGCGATAAACGAATGATGTAAAGACTTCTTTTTTAAAAACCGGGTGTCTGATAACGGGATTGTGAATTAAATGCTGTTCATTGATAATCAACGAGGTTAGAATCCTCTCTTTATTCCGCTCATCCCAAAACGTTTGCCATTCTCTGATCATAAATGGAGAAACAGAAAAAGCTTTCAGGAGAGAAAAAAGCGGAAAGCCGATGATTTTCGAGTATTCATAAATAAGAAGCTGCGGAAAGGCATCAGAGAAAATCAGCCAATTGGCATCCTCATAGGTCAAAAACAGCTCCCTCCGCAATTTGTGGTCAAGGGCAGCCCTATAACACGATGAATGCAAATCGGTCATATTGTATCCTGCATTTCTGGATACCATGCTGGCCAGAAACGACCATTGAATTTCAGGATTCCGAATATAAAACTGAAAATAGGCATACGTTCTTGAGATATTGTCGTAATTGGCCCGCTCGAGCTGCTTGCGAATCTCACGCATCACGAAGGCTGCCTGCTGCTGATCGAATGCTTCCTTATCCATGCCTTCACCCCGATTCCTATCGTTCCCTGTTACCTTCCCAGTAATCATGGGAAATATCTCATTTTTTTATGCGAGGGATCGATTTTCTGATATGATAGAATATAGTCTTTGCCATGGGAGGGGAAATATGACTTATCGGTATCCTAACGGTAAAATATATTCACCGGTGGAAAAAGAGAAGGATTCTGCAAAAAAAAGGAGCAATCCAATATACAGCAACCGCGGGATGACGCTTGAAGAAGATTTAAATGAAACAAACCAGTTTTATCTGCATCGGGGAATAGCCGTTGTCCACAAAAAGCCTACACCTGTTCAAATTGTGAATGTGGATTATCCCCGCAGAAGTGCAGCTGTTATAAAAGAGGCTTATTTCAAACAATCCTCCACTACTGATTACAATGGGATCTATAAAG
Protein-coding regions in this window:
- a CDS encoding DUF2515 family protein, coding for MITGKVTGNDRNRGEGMDKEAFDQQQAAFVMREIRKQLERANYDNISRTYAYFQFYIRNPEIQWSFLASMVSRNAGYNMTDLHSSCYRAALDHKLRRELFLTYEDANWLIFSDAFPQLLIYEYSKIIGFPLFSLLKAFSVSPFMIREWQTFWDERNKERILTSLIINEQHLIHNPVIRHPVFKKEVFTSFVYRFQDVFHFSTVLFPTLNGELYGYSVYDFKRKASRIELGKKLAWLLFQSRWKDDFFLFASAVPHTGSRFDYEQYFDDKRIRQTPILRMAFPAVPHHIDVSKREWFHGQNLNKYYSAPAIRGRSELTDWHRKKRNQMQLISFLKEFWTVQKKTGK
- a CDS encoding PTS sugar transporter subunit IIA — translated: MFKKLFGKKEEVSKEETVFAPMKGKLVTLEEVPDPVFSQKMMGDGAAIIPAEGKVVAPVNGEVIQLFHTKHAIGLRSETGMELLIHIGLETVSMNGEGFEAHVKEGDKVSAGDLLITCDLSLINEKASSTITPIVITNGDILESVEKAESQETDEGKTKIFVVKAK
- a CDS encoding DEAD/DEAH box helicase is translated as MDQLVEWLKKDEAYKEKIVHWRTLEPREAKTAPMPADLHPKLLEALHSRGIRELYTHQSTAYAAARNGKSFVAVTPTASGKTLCYNLPVLQSVLEKSESRALYLFPTKALAQDQKSEMNELIQSMDASINSYTYDGDTSPAIRQVIRKAGHIVMTNPDMLHSAILPHHTKWVSLFENLKYIVIDELHTYRGIFGSHVANVIRRLMRICRYYGSEPVFICTSATIANPKELGERLTGSIMELIDNNGAPSGRKHFVFYNPPIVNKAMNIRKSATLEVRDLAGHFLSNGIQTIVFARSRVRVEIILTYLQELIKKKLGPKTIRGYRGGYLPKQRREIEKGLRSGEIIGVVSTNALELGVDIGQLQTCIMTGYPGTIASAWQQAGRAGRRHGEAFIVMVASSNPLDQYIIQNPDYFFEQNPETAVIDPNNLIVLVDHIKCAAFELPFREQDSFGDSDITEILEYLAEEHVLVQNRGQFHWMNASFPAHNISLRSASQENVVIIDQSDISAVKVIGEMDRFSAMTLLHDEAIYLHQGIQFQVELLDWEEKKAFVREVKTDYYTDANLAVQLKVLETDLRGSEEEYETGFGDVAVQAMATIFKKIKFDTHENIGSGPITLPEEILHTNSAWLSLNMDNRDWTEDRVEEAIMGMANVFRHIAPLKVMCDPSDLHVVPQVKASHNELPTVFLYDRYPGGVGLSKKIFEQFHELVGESHDLIYACPCEHGCPSCIGTDGSMDSQKLDTLTLLKDLRENHVFEKQIEPS
- a CDS encoding Hsp20/alpha crystallin family protein, encoding MDDKNKKNQTPELLGFDLDLSKAVDHFFHSSPVKHFLRQFEEALLQNASFPYIDMQAFETEDEVIVEASLPPVTLNDIDIEVSGRTLTLEIDHKVQHSASKEEAYYSQSTTYSHFSRSVYLPAEADDSQMITALHEGKLIIRMPKK
- a CDS encoding YppG family protein yields the protein MFYPYGPEGSEAHSPRVKRRRTSREASWGSQIPVYQQHAYPYEAYQQANPYYNQQLYQYQPVQPTLPYLQNLAQYTPNTAFQPQSPYPYPYPKQGPFPKQPQGSGMQNVMSQFKKSNGQYDYNKMMDTAGQMMSAVNQMSSLFKGVTGFFK
- a CDS encoding DUF1798 family protein, which encodes MSIELELSYKLKQINEEALARFMEGKEKETAYDFYAQIKPAFEEGSKIANDWKDLLTERYKTDRPKHVHPSQLDSAVDNIEQQILQSFDPKAKSLRYKNTKESVDYVVNSVIEWLEKSKP